The DNA region GCAGATGGGTCCAGGCCCGCGGCACCACCCGGATCAGGCCGTACCCGCCGCCGCCGACCGCCAGCCAGCGGCCCTCGGCGTAGCGGTCGGCGAGCTCGCGCATGGCGATGAAGGCCGCGCGCTGGCCGTCGATGCTGAGTTCCAGATCCGCGAGGGGATCCTCGCGGTGGGTGTCGACGCCGCACTGGCTGATCACGATCTGCGGCCGGAACGCCGCCAGGGCTCCCGGAACCACGGCGTGGAAGCCGCGCAGCCACAACGAGTCCCGGGTGCCGGGCATGATCGGCAGGTTGATGGCGGTGCCCTCGGCCGCGCCCATGCCGGTCTCCTCCGGCCATCCGGTGTTGGGCCACAGCGTCGCCGGATGCTGATGGATGGACACCGTCAGCACCCGCGGGTCCCCGTAGAACACCCGCTGCACCCCGTCACCGTGGTGCACGTCCACATCGAGATAGGCGATGCGGTCGAAACCGTTGTCGAGCAACCACGAAATCGCCACCGCTACATCGTTGTACACACAGAACCCCGCTGCCGAGGACGGCATGGCGTGATGCATACCACCACCGATGCTCACCGCCCGCCGGGTGCGCCCGGCCGCGATGGCCTGCGCGGCCGCCAGGGTGCCGCCCACGATCA from Nocardia tengchongensis includes:
- a CDS encoding acetoin utilization protein AcuC, producing the protein MPGSAGGDPNPAVDGTVVWTDRFLDYTWTPEHPMRPVRLQFTMALAEGLGLLDGVERLTPAAAGESELLRVHTHDYIEAVKHARQPSGAAPTAPPFGLGSADNPVFPHMHEAASVIVGGTLAAAQAIAAGRTRRAVSIGGGMHHAMPSSAAGFCVYNDVAVAISWLLDNGFDRIAYLDVDVHHGDGVQRVFYGDPRVLTVSIHQHPATLWPNTGWPEETGMGAAEGTAINLPIMPGTRDSLWLRGFHAVVPGALAAFRPQIVISQCGVDTHREDPLADLELSIDGQRAAFIAMRELADRYAEGRWLAVGGGGYGLIRVVPRAWTHLLATALDRTIEPATATPLEWREQVGRYAPMVAVPETMGDGADTSFARWDGPGGGRDTGDERVDRARRALDTSVLATRRASFGLLGLDPEDPRD